One region of Halomicrobium sp. LC1Hm genomic DNA includes:
- a CDS encoding sigma factor-like helix-turn-helix DNA-binding protein has protein sequence MRYQSSLFEYEEDLSPLSDAQQEVYEAVEQDGFGVREYARKTGRSPGTVGNLLRRARRRLGGDAA, from the coding sequence GTGAGGTACCAGTCGTCGCTGTTCGAGTACGAGGAAGACCTGTCACCGCTGTCTGATGCCCAGCAAGAGGTGTACGAAGCCGTCGAGCAGGACGGCTTCGGTGTCCGCGAGTACGCACGGAAGACTGGTCGATCTCCCGGTACCGTGGGCAACCTGCTCCGGCGGGCTCGTCGCCGACTGGGTGGTGATGCGGCGTGA
- the cca gene encoding CCA tRNA nucleotidyltransferase — translation MSDEVDAVVERVRERVTPGDDERAALQAIADRLTERAEDAIASLPVDAHVVRVGSTARGTWTAGDRDLDLFVCFPPELDREELEEYGLSVGHAVLPAGHEEYAEHPYVKGTVDGYDVDLVPCYDVADAAAIQSAVDRTPFHTRYLAERLDETLAADVRVCKQFMKAIGVYGSDLRTEGFSGYLTELLVLEHDGFRPLVEAAAAWTPPVAFDPADHGRESFDDPLVVIDPTDPERNVAAVLSATQLATFQHYARELVAEPRADLFEPSESEPVDAETVRAWFERRGTTPVAVRFDAPDLVDDQLWPQLERSLSGVTDALNRRGFDVLRSAAFADETAVLLAELEVAERPTVERHEGPPVHVRDHAEGFYEKYAAADATGPYVDGDRYVVERDREFATASAFLRSDALSNVALGTHVASALEAEYEVLVGEAVASLAGEFGVELADYVDPKP, via the coding sequence ATGAGCGACGAGGTCGACGCCGTGGTCGAGCGGGTTCGCGAGCGGGTGACCCCTGGCGACGACGAGCGCGCGGCGTTGCAGGCGATCGCGGACAGACTCACCGAGCGGGCCGAAGACGCGATCGCGTCGTTGCCCGTCGACGCCCACGTCGTGCGGGTGGGCTCGACGGCGCGCGGGACGTGGACGGCGGGCGATCGGGACCTGGACCTGTTCGTCTGTTTCCCGCCCGAGCTCGACCGCGAGGAGTTAGAGGAGTACGGGCTCTCGGTCGGCCACGCCGTGTTGCCGGCGGGCCACGAGGAGTACGCCGAACACCCCTACGTCAAGGGCACCGTCGACGGGTACGACGTGGATCTGGTCCCGTGTTACGACGTCGCCGACGCGGCGGCGATCCAGTCGGCGGTCGACCGGACGCCGTTTCACACGCGCTATCTCGCCGAGCGACTCGACGAGACGCTGGCCGCGGACGTGCGGGTCTGCAAGCAGTTCATGAAGGCGATCGGCGTCTACGGCAGCGACCTCAGGACGGAGGGGTTCTCCGGCTACCTGACGGAGCTGCTCGTGCTCGAACACGACGGGTTCCGGCCGCTCGTCGAGGCCGCGGCGGCGTGGACGCCGCCGGTGGCGTTCGATCCGGCCGACCACGGGCGAGAGAGCTTCGACGATCCGCTCGTCGTGATCGATCCCACGGACCCGGAGCGAAACGTCGCGGCGGTGCTGTCGGCCACACAGCTGGCGACCTTCCAGCACTACGCACGCGAGCTGGTGGCCGAGCCACGAGCGGACCTGTTCGAGCCCAGCGAGTCCGAGCCGGTCGACGCCGAGACGGTCCGCGCGTGGTTCGAGCGGCGGGGGACGACGCCGGTCGCGGTGCGGTTCGACGCGCCGGATCTCGTCGACGATCAGCTCTGGCCCCAGCTCGAACGGTCGCTGTCGGGAGTGACCGACGCCTTGAATCGGCGCGGATTCGACGTCCTCCGCTCGGCGGCGTTCGCAGACGAGACGGCCGTCTTGCTTGCGGAACTGGAAGTAGCCGAGCGGCCCACGGTAGAGCGCCACGAGGGACCGCCGGTCCACGTCCGAGACCACGCCGAGGGGTTCTACGAGAAGTACGCCGCCGCCGACGCAACGGGGCCGTACGTCGACGGGGATCGCTACGTCGTCGAACGCGACCGCGAGTTCGCGACGGCGTCGGCGTTCCTGCGAAGCGACGCGCTGTCGAACGTGGCGCTGGGGACACACGTCGCGTCGGCGCTCGAAGCGGAGTACGAGGTGCTGGTCGGCGAGGCGGTCGCGTCCCTGGCAGGCGAGTTCGGCGTCGAACTCGCAGACTACGTCGACCCGAAGCCCTGA
- a CDS encoding histone deacetylase → MNFGYREVCLDHDTGPRHPESADRLRAIRRGLAEYHGVEYVAAGDADEELICTVHDPDYVEEIKTFCQEGGGNWDADTVAVEDTWKAALASAGLAEWAALSALEGDDGRETPFALGRPPGHHAVADDAMGFCFVDNAVVAAQSALDEGAEGVAIFDWDVHHGNGTQDICYDRDDIFYASIHEDGLYPGTGDVDETGTGDGTMTTLNVPYDPGADTVDYLAAVDELIAPEIESFDPDLLLVSAGFDAHRHDPISRMRVSSEGYGLLTQRMRELTDRCDAGLGFVLEGGYSLDTLTDSLTTVHEVFDGYQPSQPDGSVSEDAREVLDALVDQGFGST, encoded by the coding sequence ATGAACTTCGGCTACCGCGAGGTCTGCCTCGACCACGACACGGGTCCGCGCCACCCGGAGAGTGCCGACCGCCTCCGGGCGATCAGGCGGGGTCTCGCGGAATACCACGGCGTCGAGTACGTCGCCGCGGGCGACGCCGACGAGGAACTGATCTGCACGGTCCACGATCCCGACTACGTCGAGGAGATCAAGACGTTCTGCCAGGAGGGCGGGGGCAACTGGGACGCAGACACCGTCGCCGTCGAAGACACCTGGAAGGCCGCACTCGCCAGTGCCGGCCTCGCCGAGTGGGCGGCGCTCTCGGCGCTGGAGGGCGACGACGGCCGCGAGACGCCGTTCGCGCTGGGCCGTCCGCCCGGCCACCACGCGGTCGCGGACGACGCCATGGGCTTTTGCTTCGTCGACAACGCCGTCGTCGCGGCCCAGTCGGCACTCGACGAGGGTGCCGAGGGGGTCGCGATCTTCGACTGGGACGTCCACCACGGCAACGGGACCCAGGACATCTGCTACGACCGCGACGACATCTTCTACGCGTCGATCCACGAAGACGGCCTGTACCCCGGCACCGGCGACGTCGACGAGACGGGAACCGGCGACGGCACGATGACGACACTCAACGTCCCCTACGACCCCGGTGCCGACACCGTCGACTACCTGGCTGCCGTCGACGAGCTGATCGCCCCGGAAATCGAGTCGTTCGACCCCGACCTCCTGCTGGTCAGCGCCGGCTTCGACGCCCATCGCCACGATCCGATCTCCCGGATGCGGGTCTCCTCGGAGGGGTACGGCCTCCTCACCCAGCGGATGCGCGAGCTCACCGACCGCTGTGACGCCGGCCTCGGCTTCGTTCTCGAAGGCGGCTACAGCCTCGACACCCTGACCGACAGCCTCACCACCGTCCACGAGGTCTTCGACGGCTACCAGCCCTCACAGCCCGACGGCTCGGTCAGCGAGGACGCCCGCGAGGTGCTCGACGCCCTGGTCGATCAGGGCTTCGGGTCGACGTAG
- a CDS encoding histone, protein MSVELPFAPVDSVIRRNAGGLRVSAEAAEELARRIQEYGARLAAAAAETATADGRKTLMPEDFDAEGVRDKDELELPVAPVDRIARLDIDDSYRVAMDARVALADILEAYADDVAAAAATLARHADRRTIKAEDVETYFELRQYY, encoded by the coding sequence ATGAGCGTCGAGCTACCGTTCGCGCCGGTCGATTCGGTGATCCGGCGGAACGCGGGTGGGTTGCGTGTCAGTGCCGAAGCCGCCGAGGAACTGGCTCGCCGGATCCAGGAGTACGGGGCACGACTGGCCGCCGCCGCCGCCGAGACGGCGACGGCGGACGGACGAAAGACCTTGATGCCCGAGGACTTCGACGCCGAGGGCGTCCGAGACAAGGACGAACTGGAGCTGCCGGTCGCGCCGGTCGACCGGATCGCACGGCTCGACATCGACGACAGCTACCGGGTCGCGATGGACGCCCGGGTCGCACTCGCCGACATCCTCGAAGCGTACGCCGACGACGTGGCGGCCGCCGCCGCGACGCTCGCCCGCCACGCCGACCGGCGGACGATCAAGGCCGAGGACGTCGAGACGTACTTCGAACTGCGGCAGTACTACTGA